From a single Vitis vinifera cultivar Pinot Noir 40024 chromosome 18, ASM3070453v1 genomic region:
- the LOC100260929 gene encoding cytochrome P450 CYP82D47-like translates to MAVPHSSSLLQYLNVTTIGVLGILFLSYYLLVRRSRAGKRRIGPEAAGAWPIIGHLHLLGGSQLPHVTLGTMADTYGPVFTIRLGVHRALVVSSWEMAKECLTTNDQAASSRPELLASKHLGYNYSMFGFSPYGSYWREVRKIISLELLSNRRLELLKDVRASEVVTSIKELYELWEEKKNESGLVSVEMKQWFGDLTLNVILRMVAGKRYFSASDASENKQAQRCRRVFREFCHLSGLFAVADAIPFLGWLDLGRHEKTLKKTAKEMDSIAQEWLEEHRRRKDSGEVNSTQDFMDVMLSVLDSKNLGDYDADTVNKATCLALIVGGSDTTVVTLTWALSLLLNNRDTLKKAQEELDIQVGKERLVNEQDISKLVYLQAIVKETLRLYPPAALGGPRQFTEDCTLGGYHVSKGTRLILNLSKIQKDPRIWMSPTEFQPERFLTTHKDLDPREKHFEFIPFGAGRRACPGIAFALQMLHLTLANFLQAFDFSTPSNAQVDMCESLGLTNMKSTPLEVLISPRMSLL, encoded by the exons ATGGCGGTGCCACACTCCAGCAGTCTTCTTCAATACCTAAATGTTACCACGATCGGAGTGCTTGGCATACTTTTTCTTTCCTACTATCTATTAGTACGGAGATCCAGAGCTGGTAAGAGAAGAATAGGACCTGAAGCAGCTGGTGCATGGCCAATAATCGGTCACCTACACCTCTTAGGTGGGTCACAGCTCCCTCATGTAACATTGGGAACCATGGCCGACACATATGGGCCGGTCTTCACAATTCGTCTTGGGGTGCATCGAGCTTTGGTGGTGAGTAGCTGGGAGATGGCTAAAGAATGCTTGACCACCAATGACCAGGCTGCATCCTCGCGTCCCGAACTTTTAGCCTCAAAACATTTGGGCTACAACTACTCCATGTTTGGTTTCTCTCCGTACGGTTCTTACTGGCGTGAAGTGCGCAAGATAATCAGCCTAGAGCTACTCTCTAACCGCCGCCTAGAGCTGCTGAAGGACGTCCGAGCTTCAGAAGTGGTGACATCTATAAAAGAGCTATACGAGCTctgggaagagaaaaaaaatgaatcggGCCTTGTCTCGGTGGAGATGAAGCAGTGGTTTGGAGACTTGACTCTGAACGTAATTCTTAGGATGGTGGCAGGGAAGCGTTATTTCAGTGCTTCAGATGCAAGTGAAAATAAACAGGCGCAGAGGTGCCGGAGAGTGTTCAGGGAATTCTGTCATTTGTCAGGGCTCTTTGCGGTGGCGGACGCTATTCCTTTTCTTGGATGGCTAGACTTGGGGAGACATGAGAAGACCCTAAAGAAGACAGCAAAAGAAATGGACAGTATTGCTCAAGAATGGTTAGAGGAGCACCGTCGGAGGAAAGACTCCGGTGAAGTTAATAGTACGCAAGACTTCATGGATGTGATGCTGTCAGTTCTTGATAGCAAAAACCTTGGTGATTACGATGCTGATACCGTCAATAAAGCCACATGCCTG GCTCTAATTGTAGGAGGTAGTGACACAACAGTTGTCACTTTAACTTGGGCGCTCTCTCTTCTATTAAACAATCGTGACACCTTAAAAAAGGCACAAGAAGAATTAGATATTCAAGTTGGCAAGGAAAGATTAGTGAATGAACAAGATATCAGTAAATTGGTCTATCTCCAAGCCATTGTTAAAGAGACATTACGATTATATCCGCCAGCAGCACTTGGAGGACCACGTCAATTCACTGAGGACTGCACCTTGGGTGGTTACCATGTCTCCAAAGGCACCCGATTAATATTGAATctttccaaaatccaaaaggaTCCAAGAATTTGGATGAGTCCAACAGAATTCCAACCAGAGAGGTTTCTAACCACCCATAAGGACCTTGATCCTCgagaaaaacattttgaatttaTACCATTTGGTGCCGGTAGAAGAGCATGTCCAGGAATAGCTTTCGCTCTTCAAATGCTACATTTAACATTGGCCAATTTCTTACAGGCATTCGACTTTTCAACTCCATCAAATGCACAAGTTGATATGTGCGAGAGCCTTGGACTTACAAACATGAAATCTACCCCACTTGAAGTTCTCATTTCTCCACGCATGTCTTTGTTATAG